A DNA window from Bdellovibrio sp. BCCA contains the following coding sequences:
- the mreC gene encoding rod shape-determining protein MreC, translated as MNFFNFDLKKLVMIGIVLALPLISINMQQRPQESNWLSKPFTLLGSAVSETFYGFSHGVKDTTAMYVNLINIKKHNEELQSHNNELEARLEKMNELLLENDRLRGLLSFKDQTKMNLMAAQVIGRDLVIDHSTVTINKGTADGLKSGQAVITTGGVLGYIFKPEPFTSHVMLITDRYAVVDGIVQRTRAHGIVEGKSQYGSTLSLKYVEKTEDVKQGDLVVTGGLDNIFPKGFPVAVVESVEKKTFSVSLKVDLRPVVDPYKVEEVFVVLSAANEDFGDKYAPQASTETPITAEGVTPAIAPAAQGPIPATTPVAPAPAAPKKPEEKRP; from the coding sequence TTGAATTTTTTCAACTTTGATCTCAAGAAACTTGTGATGATCGGGATTGTTTTGGCTTTGCCGCTCATTTCCATCAACATGCAGCAAAGACCTCAAGAATCGAACTGGCTTTCCAAACCCTTCACTCTTTTAGGCAGTGCTGTGTCCGAGACTTTTTACGGATTCAGCCATGGCGTGAAAGACACGACAGCGATGTACGTGAATCTTATCAACATCAAAAAGCACAACGAAGAGTTGCAGAGTCATAACAATGAACTGGAAGCTCGTTTAGAAAAAATGAATGAGTTGCTTTTAGAGAACGACCGCTTGCGCGGACTTTTATCTTTCAAAGATCAGACAAAGATGAATCTGATGGCAGCACAGGTGATCGGACGTGATCTGGTAATTGACCACAGCACTGTGACAATTAACAAAGGAACTGCGGACGGCTTGAAATCAGGACAAGCCGTTATCACAACAGGTGGCGTTCTTGGTTACATCTTTAAACCAGAACCTTTCACTTCTCACGTGATGTTGATCACAGATCGTTATGCAGTGGTTGACGGTATTGTTCAACGAACTCGCGCCCACGGCATTGTTGAAGGTAAATCTCAGTACGGCAGCACACTTTCTTTGAAATACGTCGAGAAAACGGAAGACGTGAAACAAGGTGACCTTGTTGTGACAGGCGGACTTGATAATATCTTCCCGAAAGGTTTTCCTGTTGCAGTTGTTGAATCGGTTGAAAAGAAAACGTTCAGCGTTTCTTTGAAAGTGGATTTGCGTCCGGTGGTAGATCCTTACAAAGTGGAAGAAGTATTTGTTGTGCTTTCTGCCGCCAACGAAGACTTTGGCGATAAATATGCGCCACAAGCCTCTACTGAAACGCCGATCACGGCAGAAGGTGTGACTCCGGCAATTGCTCCGGCCGCACAAGGTCCTATTCCTGCGACGACTCCAGTGGCTCCCGCTCCTGCGGCTCCGAAAAAACCTGAGGAGAAACGTCCGTGA
- the mrdA gene encoding penicillin-binding protein 2, whose protein sequence is MSTYVSNPDEAKEYQSRYKIFYITIAFTLVAFTMRLWYLQVISGNELREFSEKNRIKQNKISAPRGLMLDRDGKVLVENLPGFEAILSPQYIENLEDLAKTVGPVLGMEPDKLMVKVQKSRKQNGPFAQIRLKENLSREEVFRLKRMRLDTPGLEIRESIVRYYPLRENGAQLFGYVSEISKRQIPLLNDFYKGALKFDQGDIIGKSGLEETLEKDIRGTDGISFIQVDAHGREAATQTPNIYGEQIKDQIAVHGNNAVLTIDRDLQKQAFESFNKTGADNRGHIGAIFAMKTNGEVLAWVSNPSFDPNEFSTGISPSTWSKLINDPFKPLRNKIIQDHTAPGSTFKPLVAVAALGEKVITPTTVVSAPGVFYFGRRPYHDSLKQGHGNITVYQAIEESSNVFFYKMGIALGVDKMYDYIHNMGIGQKTGIELSREISGIMPNSAWKKATVGEEWQAGENLSTAIGQGFVTVTPISMAIAYNAIATEGKVVKPFVIRKIMDQDGKVLRENFPEVVRDLTQAQPNGVKISPETFKVVKEGMRLVANGTKGTARYWKVPGVEFAGKTGTAQVMGFSADQIYASCTSRPMHMRHHGWFVSYAPAENPEIVIAILAEHSCHGNTGAVPIAREIYQKYFEKYHPEIIAEALKNKGVKKVKVEAATTSEGE, encoded by the coding sequence ATGAGTACTTACGTCAGTAATCCGGACGAAGCAAAAGAGTATCAGAGTCGATACAAAATATTTTACATCACCATCGCTTTCACTTTGGTCGCTTTCACAATGCGCTTGTGGTATCTGCAAGTCATTTCAGGAAACGAACTTCGTGAGTTCTCGGAAAAAAACCGTATCAAGCAAAATAAAATCTCGGCTCCCCGTGGTTTGATGCTGGATCGCGATGGCAAAGTGTTGGTGGAAAATCTGCCGGGCTTTGAAGCGATCTTGTCGCCTCAATATATTGAGAATTTGGAAGATCTTGCGAAAACCGTGGGACCTGTGCTCGGCATGGAACCAGACAAACTTATGGTGAAGGTTCAAAAGAGCCGCAAACAAAACGGTCCTTTTGCGCAGATTCGTTTGAAAGAAAACTTAAGCCGTGAAGAAGTCTTTCGCCTAAAACGCATGCGCCTGGATACTCCGGGACTTGAGATTCGTGAATCTATTGTGCGCTACTACCCTCTTCGTGAAAACGGCGCGCAGCTTTTTGGTTATGTCAGTGAAATCTCGAAACGCCAGATTCCGCTTTTGAATGATTTCTATAAAGGTGCTCTGAAGTTCGATCAAGGTGACATCATCGGTAAGAGTGGACTTGAAGAAACTCTTGAAAAAGACATTCGTGGCACGGATGGCATCAGCTTTATTCAAGTCGATGCCCATGGACGTGAAGCCGCCACACAAACTCCGAATATTTACGGAGAGCAGATCAAAGATCAAATCGCCGTTCACGGTAACAATGCCGTTTTGACGATTGACCGCGATTTGCAAAAACAAGCTTTTGAATCCTTCAATAAGACAGGCGCTGATAATCGCGGTCACATCGGAGCGATCTTTGCCATGAAAACAAATGGCGAGGTTTTGGCTTGGGTCAGCAATCCGTCTTTTGATCCGAATGAATTTTCAACAGGTATTTCTCCTTCGACATGGTCGAAACTGATCAACGATCCGTTCAAACCTTTGCGCAATAAAATCATTCAAGATCACACAGCTCCTGGTTCGACGTTTAAACCGTTGGTTGCGGTAGCGGCTCTTGGAGAAAAAGTAATCACTCCAACAACCGTAGTTAGTGCACCAGGTGTGTTCTATTTTGGTCGCCGTCCCTACCATGACTCTTTGAAACAAGGTCACGGAAACATCACGGTGTACCAAGCGATCGAAGAATCTTCGAACGTGTTCTTCTATAAAATGGGTATCGCTCTTGGTGTAGATAAAATGTACGACTATATCCATAACATGGGTATCGGGCAAAAAACCGGCATTGAGCTTTCTCGTGAGATCTCGGGAATCATGCCGAACTCAGCATGGAAAAAGGCGACCGTCGGTGAAGAATGGCAAGCCGGGGAAAACCTCAGCACGGCAATCGGTCAGGGTTTCGTGACGGTGACTCCGATTTCCATGGCGATTGCTTACAACGCGATTGCCACGGAAGGTAAAGTTGTAAAGCCGTTTGTGATTCGTAAAATCATGGATCAAGACGGAAAAGTTTTACGTGAAAACTTCCCGGAAGTTGTTCGCGATTTAACTCAAGCACAACCTAATGGTGTTAAAATCAGTCCTGAAACTTTCAAAGTCGTCAAAGAAGGTATGCGCCTGGTTGCCAATGGCACCAAGGGTACAGCTCGTTACTGGAAAGTTCCTGGCGTTGAGTTCGCAGGTAAAACTGGAACAGCTCAGGTCATGGGGTTTTCTGCCGATCAGATCTATGCAAGCTGTACGTCGCGTCCGATGCACATGCGCCACCATGGTTGGTTCGTTTCCTATGCTCCCGCGGAAAATCCAGAGATCGTCATTGCGATCTTAGCTGAGCATTCTTGCCACGGTAACACGGGGGCAGTTCCTATCGCCCGCGAAATCTATCAGAAATACTTTGAAAAATATCACCCAGAGATCATCGCAGAGGCGCTGAAGAACAAAGGCGTTAAAAAAGTTAAAGTGGAAGCTGCGACCACAAGTGAGGGAGAATAA
- the rodA gene encoding rod shape-determining protein RodA → MFSSLHVEERTLFKKLDINLIIVILALNVIGLINLYSATHGPTSTDVASLFISQIMWLVVGWTVFLVMTLLDYSIVSRIALVVYVLNLGAIIYVTFFGKIALGAQRWIDLGFFRYQPSETMKLALIMMMAKILATRNTHGSGMGFKEMFTPLMILGIPFVFVVEQPDLGTAMMLAAIGGSMLIFSKIKRVILASIITLGIIALPVAWKFVLHDYQKNRVLTFLSPTNDPRGTGYNSIQSKIAVGSGRFFGKGFMKGTQSQLEFLPERHTDFIYSVLSEEHGFVGSISVIGLFCFLFVTGIRIATNARDKFGALLTVGVLCYVFWHMFVNIGMVIGLLPIVGVPLPLLSYGGSSMLTTMAGLGIISSVAYRRYLF, encoded by the coding sequence ATGTTTAGCTCACTGCACGTTGAAGAGAGAACTCTCTTCAAGAAATTAGATATTAATTTAATCATCGTGATTTTGGCGCTCAATGTGATTGGTCTTATCAATCTTTACAGTGCCACTCACGGTCCGACATCCACAGATGTGGCGTCTTTATTCATTTCGCAAATCATGTGGTTGGTTGTGGGTTGGACGGTATTCTTAGTAATGACATTACTAGATTATTCCATCGTCAGTCGTATTGCGCTGGTCGTATACGTCTTAAACCTGGGTGCCATTATCTACGTGACCTTCTTTGGTAAAATCGCCTTGGGAGCGCAACGTTGGATTGACCTTGGATTCTTCCGCTACCAACCATCAGAAACGATGAAGCTTGCTTTGATCATGATGATGGCAAAAATTCTAGCTACAAGAAACACGCACGGTTCGGGGATGGGCTTTAAGGAGATGTTCACACCGTTGATGATTCTGGGAATTCCCTTCGTCTTCGTCGTTGAACAACCCGACCTGGGAACCGCAATGATGTTGGCGGCCATCGGTGGATCGATGTTGATCTTCTCAAAAATCAAACGCGTCATCTTGGCTTCCATCATCACACTGGGAATCATCGCGTTGCCGGTCGCATGGAAGTTCGTCCTTCATGACTACCAAAAAAATCGTGTCTTGACGTTCTTATCGCCAACAAACGATCCGCGCGGAACTGGATACAACAGCATCCAATCTAAAATCGCCGTAGGCTCAGGCCGCTTCTTCGGAAAAGGATTTATGAAAGGAACTCAATCCCAACTTGAATTCCTTCCAGAGCGTCACACGGACTTTATTTATTCAGTTCTCAGCGAAGAACACGGCTTCGTAGGATCTATCTCCGTCATCGGTCTTTTCTGCTTCCTTTTCGTAACAGGAATCCGAATCGCCACCAACGCAAGAGATAAATTCGGAGCCCTCTTAACCGTCGGCGTTTTGTGTTACGTCTTCTGGCACATGTTCGTAAATATCGGGATGGTGATCGGACTCTTACCCATCGTCGGGGTTCCACTACCACTCTTATCTTACGGTGGATCAAGCATGCTTACCACCATGGCGGGCTTAGGAATTATCTCCAGCGTCGCCTACAGAAGATATCTGTTCTAG
- a CDS encoding lytic transglycosylase domain-containing protein has product MKTKHLKIGLALAAATLTSALYMNFDFFHWNTVNVSALEVVNEASRVEHAKELLGRSYKGSDAQKLEGRRALNEMIHTKVQNSLAPRWKAQARAIARTVITESAKYKMDPVFVLAVVKTESKFNPLALGRFGEIGLMQIKPDTAEWIAKKYGIAWNGKKTLENPSSNIRIGLAYMNYLRTEFNGKAVKYVSAYNMGPKNVRRLLAKNMKPAEYNTRVMKNYGELYARISDSNSLIVASN; this is encoded by the coding sequence ATGAAAACGAAACATCTCAAAATCGGACTCGCTCTAGCAGCCGCAACGCTCACGTCAGCTCTTTATATGAACTTCGATTTCTTCCACTGGAACACAGTGAATGTGTCAGCGCTAGAAGTCGTTAATGAGGCTTCACGCGTAGAACACGCCAAGGAACTTCTTGGTCGTAGCTACAAAGGCAGTGATGCTCAAAAGCTTGAAGGCCGAAGAGCTTTAAATGAAATGATTCACACTAAAGTACAAAATTCTTTAGCTCCTCGCTGGAAAGCTCAGGCCCGCGCTATTGCTCGCACTGTCATCACAGAAAGTGCCAAATATAAAATGGACCCTGTGTTTGTCTTAGCAGTAGTTAAAACAGAAAGTAAATTCAATCCATTGGCTTTAGGTCGCTTTGGCGAAATTGGTTTGATGCAAATTAAACCTGACACCGCAGAATGGATCGCAAAAAAATATGGCATTGCGTGGAATGGCAAAAAGACTTTGGAAAATCCATCTTCAAACATCCGCATCGGTCTTGCGTATATGAATTACCTGCGCACAGAATTCAACGGCAAAGCCGTGAAGTATGTCAGCGCATACAATATGGGTCCCAAGAATGTGCGCCGCTTGCTTGCAAAGAATATGAAGCCTGCTGAATATAACACTCGTGTGATGAAAAACTATGGCGAACTTTACGCGAGAATCTCAGATAGCAACAGTCTTATCGTAGCGTCTAATTAA
- a CDS encoding iron-containing redox enzyme family protein: MKKQLAQKFEEKILQTQVLFDNFPWEQKEAYAELLAQTYYYVRHTMTFIATSVAQFNLIDRPLHRQLIKHLAEENGHDIMLINDLKALGMKVEDFPERPQTSALYQSQYYYFDHENPYAHFGYAYYLEGVSAHSLQAIADTTTRIYGERASTFYRLHGEEDVGHFAKGLKLLEGLPPEALESIEKNLNETSFFYMGMVEAISQKWAKQKGQKAA, encoded by the coding sequence ATGAAAAAACAACTGGCACAAAAGTTTGAAGAAAAAATTTTGCAGACCCAGGTTCTTTTCGACAACTTCCCTTGGGAACAAAAAGAGGCGTATGCAGAACTTCTCGCGCAAACATATTACTATGTTCGCCACACGATGACGTTCATCGCAACGAGCGTTGCGCAGTTTAATTTAATAGACCGCCCTCTTCACCGCCAATTGATAAAGCATTTAGCGGAAGAAAACGGTCATGACATTATGCTGATTAACGATTTGAAGGCGTTAGGAATGAAAGTAGAAGACTTTCCAGAAAGGCCACAGACGTCAGCACTTTATCAATCACAATATTATTATTTCGATCATGAAAATCCGTATGCCCATTTTGGATACGCTTACTACTTGGAAGGCGTTTCAGCGCACAGTCTTCAGGCTATTGCGGATACAACGACAAGAATTTACGGTGAAAGGGCTTCCACCTTTTATCGCTTGCACGGTGAAGAAGATGTCGGCCACTTCGCCAAGGGTTTAAAACTTCTTGAGGGTCTGCCTCCGGAAGCTTTGGAGAGTATCGAGAAAAATCTCAATGAAACAAGTTTTTTCTACATGGGCATGGTTGAAGCGATCAGCCAAAAATGGGCGAAACAAAAAGGACAAAAAGCAGCTTAA
- a CDS encoding class I SAM-dependent methyltransferase — protein sequence MTTNRQDLFLQLVKDNMESPQILQRTPEPSGVTDGEQNVNQYNRVLNTNMTSNYAIAMDLMYRCRSENSNHSALDLCSGPGLLTMGLSNYLGYKHVLGVDLSQPMTSIAQQNAKLAGLEGKVRFKTGDVINLHESDHSFDLVSFTNAAHHLPDLASVRRVLTASEKAAKPDGIIVLTDIGRLKTAEITDRFVALAGEEFIKLNMPDMYEDFRNSMYAGWTAEELATCVPKNTKRVWVQMVPTGLTSHLALLGLPAGREKIFLRESYDWQASGLLRSDEAKSDWQVLRHIVNTANFKKLAA from the coding sequence ATGACTACAAACAGACAAGATCTTTTTCTTCAGTTAGTAAAAGATAATATGGAGTCGCCACAGATTTTACAGCGCACGCCAGAGCCTTCCGGCGTGACGGACGGTGAACAAAACGTGAATCAGTACAATCGCGTACTGAACACGAACATGACTTCAAATTACGCCATAGCCATGGATTTAATGTATCGCTGTCGTTCTGAAAACTCGAACCATAGCGCTTTGGATTTATGTTCAGGCCCGGGTCTGCTTACGATGGGACTTTCAAATTATCTAGGCTACAAACACGTGCTCGGAGTCGATCTGTCTCAACCGATGACGTCCATCGCCCAACAAAATGCGAAGCTCGCCGGACTTGAGGGAAAAGTGCGATTTAAAACCGGCGACGTTATTAATCTCCATGAGTCGGATCATTCGTTTGATCTGGTCAGCTTTACAAACGCCGCCCATCACCTGCCGGATCTAGCGAGCGTGCGTAGAGTCCTCACCGCCAGCGAGAAGGCTGCGAAACCTGACGGAATCATTGTTCTTACAGATATAGGTCGCCTTAAAACAGCCGAAATCACCGACCGATTTGTGGCTCTTGCCGGAGAAGAATTCATCAAACTCAACATGCCAGATATGTATGAGGACTTCAGAAACTCAATGTATGCAGGCTGGACTGCGGAGGAACTTGCCACTTGCGTTCCCAAAAATACGAAGAGAGTTTGGGTGCAGATGGTACCCACAGGGCTGACTTCGCATTTGGCTTTATTAGGTCTGCCCGCCGGAAGAGAAAAGATTTTTTTACGTGAGAGCTATGATTGGCAGGCGTCAGGTTTACTTAGAAGTGACGAGGCTAAATCGGACTGGCAGGTGTTACGGCACATTGTGAACACAGCCAACTTTAAAAAGTTGGCTGCGTAA